Proteins from a single region of Thalassophryne amazonica chromosome 22, fThaAma1.1, whole genome shotgun sequence:
- the LOC117503989 gene encoding protein mono-ADP-ribosyltransferase PARP11, whose amino-acid sequence MADLFFGRDSGPDRLTPGGVEKIPVGDRPDLAMFAVRSADEETPEIEDMDTSEVNWCWFYLAECGAWHMFQVDPSPTCTVTNAQIEEFYSRNQHGVLEFFTAKYLYKLDFSAMRQINVATGNHRPIKRSIQSATDFRFICDNLALPVPCHWERINADEPYQLIELARNTYEFKEVVKLYERTMDNPIKSIMRIQNLHLWEFFCRKKTQLQKIKRTLNIEERMLFHGTGFSNIQAICTFNFDWRLTGSHGDVYGKGSYFARDAKYSSKYCFTTGKHNSTLKKHGLAPPIFASEPTYKSMFLARVLVGEYTVGHPMYCRPPSKDSTYTNFFDSCVDDVVNPKIFVIFDGNQIYPEYLIEFY is encoded by the exons ATGGCGGATTTATTTTTCGGTCGTGACAGCGGACCAGACCGGCTGACTCCCGGCGGAGTGGAGAAGATTCCAGTCGGAGACCGGCCCG ATTTGGCAATGTTCGCGGTCAGGTCTGCGGATGAAGAGACACCTGAGATTGAGGACATGGACACCTCAGAGGTGAACTGGTGCTGGTTTTACCTGGCTGAGTGCGGAGCCTGGCACATGTTTCAG GTTGATCCCAGTCCAACGTGTACTGTGACCAACGCTCAGATTGAGGAGTTCTACAGCAGGAACCAACATGGTGTCTTAGAGTTCTTCACAGCCAAGTACCTGTACAAGCTGGACTTCTCAG CCATGCGACAAATAAATGTAGCGACAGGAAACCATCGACCAATCAAACGCTCCATCCAGTCTGCAACCGACTTCAG GTTTATTTGTGATAATCTGGCCTTGCCTGTGCCCTGTCACTGGGAGAGAATCAATGCAGATGAGCCCTATCAG cttATTGAGCTCGCCAGAAACACCTATGAGTTTAAAGAAGTAGTCAAACTATACGAGCGGACGATGGATAATCCCATTAAATccatcatgaggattcagaacctTCACTTGTGGGAGTTCTTCTGCAG GAAGAAAACGCAGCTCCAAAAAATCAAACGCACTTTAAATATTGAGGAGCGAATGCTGTTTCACGGCACCGGCTTCAGCAACATACAAGCTATTTGCACATTCAACTTTGACTGGCGCCTAACAGGAAGTCACGGCGACGTCTACGGCAAAG GGAGCTATTTTGCCAGGGACGCCAAATACTCCAGTAAATACTGTTTTACGACCGGGAAGCACAACTCCACACTGAAGAAACACGGACTCGCTCCTCCGATATTTGCCAGCGAGCCGACCTATAAGTCGATGTTCTTGGCGAGAGTCCTGGTTGGAGAATACACTGTCGGTCACCCCATGTACTGCAGACCGCCCTCCAAAGACTCCACCTACACCAACTTCTTTGACAGCTGTGTGGACGATGTGGTCAATCCAAAGATTTTCGTTATCTTTGACGGTAACCAGATTTACCCCGAGTATCTGATCGAGTTCTACTGA